A segment of the Stigmatopora nigra isolate UIUO_SnigA chromosome 15, RoL_Snig_1.1, whole genome shotgun sequence genome:
AGTTCAACATTCACAAATGTTGtgtgtatctatctatcttgatatatatttctttataaaACTCGCATTTggttaaaaacaatatatagtTGTGGTGTGGGGGACTGGATCTCAGATGCATTACCATTtaaatttacatgttttttactTAGCTGTCTTTTTGAAAGATATTTGTAgtcaatttgaaatatttttcatgtatttaatctcaatttaaaaaccaaaaaactgcCAATTGAGTCCCCTTGTGCCTCCTCACTTCTCAGAAACAATTGTTCCgggttatttttagacagatcCAGATCTAATGACACCTTTTTACCCCGTCGCTCGGAGTGAAACCAACAGGTGTTCACATGAAAATTTGATACCTTACTCCAACCCGTTAGGCCCTTTACCCTCTCCTGTGGCCGCAGATGTTCTCCACAATTCTCTTTGATCACACACACCGACAGTCCACGTCAAACAAATCTCGTCTGCGGTTTGTCAGCAAGATCTGTGGTGTGAATAATTCACAAACAGGCATCCTGCTGGATGGATgactgagttttttttcctagtaTTGATTCCCTGTGAGGGCAAACTAGCATCAAGAGCTATTGATTTAATCTTTTAGTCCCGAAGGACGTCCCGCTAAGACTCATTGGCGACAGGGTTATAGACACTCACTGTCGATGATTTTCCTGGCCGGGAatcaatatttcttaaaaaaatagatagtaGCAGCACAttgataggatttttttttttgggccccaTACTGTTTATTCAAATTCATTCTTGATTCCCATTGTGAGagtaaatgacttttttaacatttaacatacttgattttttattattgtgttctatttttttaaattatatactgTAAAGTGAGATGAGTATTAAATGATTATTTGACTATGCTCACAACTCAAAGCAGTTGTTTCTTAAACTGAAATAAATTAATctgttttagctttttaaacaaataacaaaagttGTAATTATGTCCCCCGCATATTTTAGGTAGaaacattttataatttattcctcaaaaaatactaaattgtgtgtcactttttaaatttttggacACCCGATTGGTTTAGAGAAGGTAGGTGAGTATtcgtatatgtatatttttagtcaGTATTTATAAAAATCAATTAGAAATGATGTACTGCACATATGTGACTTTACATATAATATCTGTTTCAATGACAATTAATCTCCAAACTCTTCAATTCAAGCCATTTGGGTGGGATACAACCAGCTCAAATATTGACCTAATCCGTTTCCATGATTCCAATTACGACTTTTTATTAATATTGAGAATCTCAATTTCCCCACTTGATGTGGCTTTTGCCCTTTGAGTGACAGCTTTTGTTGCTCCTTTCATTAAAGCACACATCCTTTTTAACCACCCAAAGGCGACTCAGTTAGCCGTGCACTGTGTGTACCCTCAGAcgcaaagcaaaacaaacacacacacagtgtgtgTGACTGTGATGCGACTCTGATGCATCAAAACAAGCTGACTGGCTGAAAGggtcaaaaaaagaagaatgaacTGTTAATAATGGACTAACTAGCAGTCATTTGACTTTGGACATTATTCAGGTGTTAAGGGATCAAGTATTCATGATCCTGGTATTTTTAACCTGAATAGACATCAGGGTCATTTTGCGACAAGCCTTGTATTTCAAGTCGCCATGGTTACGTCAGCTAAGACCTTGAAGTTAACTGAGTCAGCCAGTTGTGTTTAGTCACAAACCCATAACTAAGTCAAACAAGAAAAGTACAGATACTAATCACATTATAGCGTGTATAGTCAGGGTTTTACAATTAGAACCTTGTCATGAGATTCTTGTCCTACTTATTGTCAAATTTCAACTTAATAGAAAAGCTATGAGCGCTCTTTAGCAAATGCATTTATGCCCAgatcatttgttttgttcatgATTATGTTTATTTATCAGGTCCTTGGTGTATAGAGCTTGTgttgagttgtttttttaatgagtttttttccatgtgtatcaatgaagggggaaaaaaacagcaatgatTGCTGCTCCCTTAACCAAATGAAggtttagttgctcttgatgtCAGGAAAAAAACTGCTTCAAAAGCTGTTTCATGCATTTATGGGTTTGATGACGTCAACTTCATTTCCAGAAGATAACAATTCCTTATTGGTCCCTTGCGGGAAATTATATCATCTCAGTACACTACATAGTGTACCCTTCTCTATtaagttattttgttttattacaatggaaaaaaaatcccttatcACATTTTGGTCTGACCACAAGGCTTTTTTTAGTGTAATTCTTGTGTTTATAACTATTAAACTTAGTATAGTCCCTTCAGgcaagtcttatttttttagtgaGTGATGATAGAAAGTGGGGGTGTATTGACATGTAGTTTATATGAGCAAAATGGAGTTGTTTTCCTTGTTTATTTGACAGAAACTTGTTATCCTTCCCACTTTTGAATTACATCCAGCCCCCTATACCGGTAAACATCTCTCTGTTATTTCTGGATTTCAGCCTCTTCTGTTATTTGACCCGCATTGATGAGCAAAGAGGAGCTTGGTTAGGAGACAGAAATGATACCGCAAGTATCTTTGGTAGAAGCTCATTGTGGTAGAATGTTAGTTTCCAAACAAGAACATTGACTCTAGCTCATACACTAAAATCTAGATTCCTTCATTGCTCAATTAAAATAACCGTGCTTCGTAATGGTAAGAGTTCAAATTGGCTTATAAGGTTTTTCGTGAAATATTTTCTCAGTAATTGTTAAGAAACACTAggttgaatgacaaaaaaaccccACAAGAAAGTGCCtgaatttaatttattcattgatAAAACTAAGATTTCTAACAATTGTACATGCAAGGATCCATTTGTGCAACTCCAAAGTTTCCTCCAACAAAAATCCTCCAAGTATCCGAAGACAAATACTAGTCGACTAAGGACTTCTAACCGCAAAGTACGTTTTTCAGCGGTTCATCTTCCGTAACTTAGCCGGAAGGTTATCTTCGGGCCTCCTGCTGGCTGACATTAGAGGACTGTGCGTGGGGGGCTGTGGTGGGCACAGGGTGGGCATCAGAGTGTGCTGGTACAGGTCCCCGGTAGACTGGGtcatgggttcgaatcccactttGAGCGAATCGTCCGGCCCGGGCGAGGATCCCAAACGCTGAAGTTTTAGTGGCAGGTCCCCGGTACTGCACGCCTTCTCGGCATGCTGCGAGCTCAGCATCAACACCTTCCTCTGGAGGTCCTCCTTCCCCGATGAGCTGATTCGCTGAAGCTTACTGGGTAGCCGCCCCCCGGTGGCCATCGATGCCGCCACGTTAATGCAGTCCACGGAAAAAACCCTGTCACGCCGAGTCCCGTCGGTTAGTGCCGGCGTGGGCGCGGGTGACGGCAGGGAATTCTTCTCCTCGTGTTCTTTGACGCTGTATGCCGGCGTGGGGACTTCGAAGGTGCTGTGGAACTGCGAGTAGTCCACCCGGAAGAAACCCTCCTCTAGGGACATCACGGGCAAGAATCGGTGGCCCCACAAGACCTCGTCTTCCGTGTACGAAGTGCGTGCTTGACACGTCATGCCTGCAAGTGCAATAGAGCTTGGTGAAGTTTTCAGAAGCTTTGTTACATTGTTTTTCAGTGTGCAAATTAGAATACTATACCACTTATATAATGTCTCGTGGCATTTAGTAGTAAGGCAATCTCCCCTCATCGCGTCCAGATTTACAAGTTTCTGCTATTTATATCATGATGGCACATTATTTGGTTTGCCACTATACATTTAAAGGAATAAGACCagtaaaaacaccatctgttttACCTGAATCTTGTTAAATGTCACAATCCTTGTCAATCCTGGTTTTTcctcatttggaaaaaaacttaaattaatgtgccacatgttttttgaatattttggatgtatattatgttttttataatttggactccatttataataataatgttacttCAATTGAATGATTATGAAAGCATGCATATTGCctattcatatatattatatatacattttctatACCTAATGTGTTCTCTCAATGCACATTGCATTTAATTGTGCTTAAAGACCTTTATACAAAATGACACCATAACTCCCATTAAAATAAGGCAATTTTTTATATCACCAATTTCACCGTTAGTTGAGGTGGTCCAGACCCCTCCATGAAGCAAGGATTACTGCATTTCATGTTCAGATAAAGACCCTGACCCAATAAAGGCACTAGAACTCCTTATCCAATATAGGTTCTTCCAAAGTTGAGCTTTTTATCCTTCTGCAGCAATAAACTTGTGGTAGCACTCTGATTTAACGGCACTATCAATGCAACACAGACCCCGCGGCCAGCCAGTCTGCCTCTATACATCCAAACCCCCCCCTCTCTCACTTCTCCCCTCTTTTTATATCTGCTAAGCCTATTGAGCTGGGCGGCATGTCCTCCAGCACTGGGTTGTAAGTGAGCATTATcgtggaaaaagaaaagaaagcagggATTTATTTGTAGTGGACCCCGGGGAGGGGTGTCGCAGTAAATACGACGGTGCAGGGCCGGGTACTGACAACATTGGGAAAGAATTGAATTGGCCAAATGCCACGTCGACTCCAACGTGTTGTCACAATGCAACGTTGTCAATGTTTGGGTTTCCTTTCTGGGGAAGTAATACTACTTTTGCTCTAACTACTAATTGATGCATAGGATTATTCTATAACTTTGAAGAATGTTGCAGTTACACTTTGCTGTTTCTTGGTTAAATTGACATCAATTTTAATATAACACTGCAATTaatataaaatcaaaatgtatcGACTTTGACATGTTACCTATATGTGCACATGCtttatgtttacattttgttgtATGAATTTGATTTTATGTTCCAAGGAGCCATTCTGGTTTCCCTTACCTTAACTTATAGCTTAAATGGTtgaatattttaacaaaaaaaggactCTGCTCACTTTGCAATCGTACATACGACTAAGCCCGAGCTGTTCCAGTTTCCAATTGACAGTTTAAATACGTTGCATTTGTCAAAGTGACACACAGCCACTTTGTGATCGCCTTGTTAATATGCCAAAGTATCATGCAGGAATAAAATATCCTACCTTATTTCATCTATTTCTACGTCGCCTTCTCATGTACACGAGCAAGCCGAGCAGGTTAAATGAAATTTCATACTGGCTCCTTTATCCACCAGATGACAGTTTATATTTCTAGTTAGAGGAAAATTAAGGTTTGGGTTTGCTCACCGGTGGTCTCAACGATTCCCTCCAGGATTACCACGATCTCAAACTGTTCATTGGTTAGAGAGCGTTGAGACAGGTCAAAGAAGGGGCTTTTTGGGTTGATCTCGTGGCAGATAGTGAGCGGTGAGACCAGAAAAAGCTGGTCGGCTCCCGTACCGAAGCCCACGTCCAGCTCACACTGGTCCAGGGGCAGGAACTCACCCTCGGGGGTCTGACGAGACTGAAAAATAGGGATGGATTAAGAGAGAAACCCTTTGGCTGCTTCTTGCAAGTTTTTCATTATAACATATACCTTACACAACAGAAAAATATTATGTATGAAATGCTTAAAATGCCCCACATGTGCACTTTACCTACAATGTGTCAGCATCCATTTGTTCTCATTGCAGGTTTTTTCTACAAGATATCACAGCCCCCCTCACTAAGCAGCCGCCTCCGCGACCAACCCAACCCTCCGTTGACCTCACCCTGACATTCTCCTGCTCGCCAGGGGCCCCCTAGAAAACACCGCACGATAGGCATGTGAGTAAACAGTCTTTCTTTCCCCCTAACTGCATACGAATGAGCCATGCCCGAGGGTTCCGTGTCAGAGGAGACGTGGTGTCAGCGGGCCCTGGTTGCTCACATGTGAGCAAGTCTGTCATGACGACTTTActtctttcctttcctttcctctcCTCTCCCCTCGCTGCCTTATCTCTATCACATTAACGGGATGGATGAGCGTACTCTAAGAGAAAAGTTCACGGGCGAAGCTCCTTACGAGTTTGCTGGTTTGTCCTCTGTACCTTCCATTCTCCTCCCCAAGAGTTGTTATTAGACTTGATGTTTACTCAAATTTTGTTTAGTCTAGGATTGCTATCACGTAACAGAGACACGTCATGCCAGGACAGTGGTTTCTCGGCCTGGGAAATTCTGCAGTCTTTtactgccagccctcccagttcaaatatcTTGGATTTCCAATGCCCAACATATATTTGAATGCATAAGTGCACAGTGGCGTTGCTAGGGTTTCTTAGTGCTCGAAGCAAGAAATCCCCACCTgcacattaaaaatgtttttgtatacATATTGCATAATAAACAATGTATAAAGCCATATTTAATTCATAGGAATAATGAAGTTGGCAGACaatatatagttttttcttagaaaaacaTTTGCCGGACTAAATCGTACTCGAGTATAAGCCATACCAGCCAAAGCACACACAataatgaggtaaaaaaaatgtataagtcgcatctttcagaggtcatttttaaaaataattcttcTGTTAACAAGTTTTTTCAGactgtagctaaaaaaaaacgacctcATCATCGAGTGAAAGAAGATggtaaaaatatctatttttttcagatgaCAATCAGGGCCAGCTAATTTTTCCATGATGTCGCTTAACTGTCCCCCCCTGGTGGCATTTATTTGTTCCATCAGGATGCTCCCGCAAAGTACTTTTCAGCAGTTGACTGAGCAACTCAGAGTGAcaacctcttcatcctcctcctcttatGCGTCTCCCTGCTGGCAGCTGTCAGCCACTAATTATCCACTACGCCGCCCGCCAACAACTTCTTGTCCAAACAGCCACCATTGTTCCATGctttcacacaaacacaagacGCCGCAATCAGTGAGCTTCAACACAGTCGCTTCTCGGTCGCTAATTTGttccgatttaaaaaaaaaaaagtttccatgCAGGCAAATATTGGAGGGAAAAATACAGGGTCAAACtaaactgtgtgtgtgtcaacATAACAATTATAACTTAAATTCAGTTCCATGgaattgttttaattcatttccaaTGTTATGTATGAATTTGAGATTTTTCTCTCCAATTGGATTTCTGTATTTACTATACCAGGTGCTACagtatttcaaaatcaaaagcctttattgtcattatacaacagctgagtgtaatgaaattggtggtgctactccacaaaagtgtgtttttcccagtaaaaaacataaataaggaatttaaaaagtcatgtcTGGCTGGGCAAAGTAATTCTAAAattattgcacaatctaagatattgcacatgcacaaatattaatcaaaattatttattataaacTCGTGCATCAAGTGATATTTATtgcacatagaaaaaaaataactggaaatgACACTTGGAATTAAAATGTTCCGAGTTGTAGTTTTTGTCAATGTGCGCAATTATGCTTTATGGGCCAGTCGCGTGCTAGATGTGGAAAAAGTCCAacccctccacctcctcctcctcctccttctttctcctcctcttcctctttcacGCATCATTAAGCCTTCTGATGCAACACTCCACATGTGGCAAAAAGAGAAGCAGCTCCCGGCTAATGCCGGTTGTCTTCTTTATAGCCCATTTTTGCATAAGAACGTAATGGAAAAGAAGTCATTTATGATAATTAAAAGTGCACACGGCCACTCTATTTGGGCTCGTTTTCTGCACTGTCGCATGActaatttttccacaaaatacaatacatatatGCTCACACACACGTGCTACTACCTCACCCAAAAAATCAGTGgatcaaaatacacacacacacacagtgaatATATAATACACACAAAGTGACAAAAACTACAGTCAATAAAATTTGGCGGTAATACAGTATAGTTGCAATGTAACTTTAAATCATTGAGTGAGCATTCAATGAGTTAAATTTAGTTTAAAACTACCATTGCAAACAGGACTGTGATTTAATGCTAATGTAaaaagtagtaaataaaattgTGTTAAGAttgtatggcaaaaaaaaaaaaatatgtttttttgtgttatgtttTTACCGCATTTAAAATAGCGTTTTGTGGGGattaaataagaataaaataggTAACATTAGAGTTGTGCTTTAAATACTAAAGTTCTCCCATTCACATATTTTGCACCATCAACAGCAGCCattacataaaaattaaaatacatataaaaaacatattttaatcacCCAATCCTCTCAAAATGACGCGATCCAGCCCGATTTCCCTATAAAACCTCACAAATCCATAAATCTTCAAACATTCAAGATTATTACAACACTAACCTACAAAGACATGCCATTCACAAAGACCATCATAGTGTCCCTCTTTCTCAAAGCTGAGGTCAAATAGATGCAGTGCATAAAGAAAGTGAACCATGCCTTGCTTTAAAAGAGCCATAAATAAACTTTTTATGTTCAGCAGAGTCTCCCGGGAGAGCTGATTTTTTACTCACTCCACTACTCCACTCCACTGCAATGATCACCTCTTGGAAAGCCTGTACTTGTATTTTCACACCCACCTGACTGGCTTGCTCacgggcacacacacacacacacataaacacaaagTCAGCCTCTTATCTCACACCTGCCGCTCCTGATGGATAGTGATAATGCGAGTACATGAGCTGTGTTtgcttttaacaaaaaaaaaaagaaaagccacgCTTCTGTTGCGCACTGTCACCTGCTGCTTAATGCTCCCTCCTTCGCAATCGCAACCATAAAGTGTAATGCTTATGTAGCAAATCAACAACTGAACATATACttgcaatttttcttttttagggcAGAAGTTGTCACAGTTTCAAGCACCTTCAAATATGACCACCATACAGAAAGAACCAAGGTAATTCTCCTCTCTTTCTAAATGGGATCCGTAGTTAGGATAAATGAAGATCCAGATTGGATTTAGTTTTCTGTCATAGTTTTTGAACTTTTCCGCCCATGGTTGTTTTTTGATGAGGTAAAGCAGCATTGGTAGTTAAACAATGAACAAATACTCCATTGACAAAGACTTACTATGTAAAAACAGCAGTTTCTGCAAAGTCACAACAAGAAAGCTCCATCTGTACACCTTGTcactttacaaaaacaaatactcgGGTTGCATCATCTTCCCAAACTCTTTTCAACCAACCGTAAAAAGTCGTTAGGTGGAAATAAAACACGCATTCGCTTCTGATTTGGTCCACGGAAGGTATTAGGCTTTGTggttctccttgtgccctgccattgactggccaccaattcagggtgtcccccgtctctggcccggagtcagctgggatagactccagcacccccctcggCCCTAATAAGAATTAAGCGggccagaaaatgagatgagatgaggtatCGTATGTTCAACCATTTGAATTGGTTTGGGTAGACTCAGATTTTGCACTTTCCCATTTGAATTGGCTTGGGTAGACTCAGATTTTGCACTTTCCCAAAAGTTCCTGAAAAGTAAAGTCCTACGCAGTGAAAGTAAGTTGAAGTTCAACATTAGACCGGAGCTGATTCCAAAGGACAATTCTCACCTTGATGAGCTTGCATCGGATCTGCGCAGACACCATGTGGCTGTTCCGCAAGTTACCCACGCGAAACATGAGGCACAGCCGGCCGTCCCGCTGCGAGACCACGGCGTCCTGGCTGAACATGAGCGTCTCGGCGCGCTTCTTGGGCTGCGACATCTTGATGAACATGCAGCCGATGAGGAAGGCATCCACGATGGAGCCCAGGAGCGactggaagaggaagaggatgatgCCCTCTGGGCACTTCTCCGTAATATAACGGTAGCCGTATCCGATGGTGGCCTCCGTCTcgatgaagaagaggaaagcCGACGGGAAGTTGTAGACATTGGCCACGCACGGCGTGTACGAAGCGTCGCGGGCATGCTGCTGGAGGTCGCCGCGGATGTAGGCGATCACCCACCACATGGACGCCATCACCAGCCAGGCCACCGTGTAggtgaggatgaagatgagcaGGTTCCAACGCCACTTGAGGTCCACCAAAGTGGTGAACAAGTCCGAGAGGTAGCGGCTGGTCTCGCCGCCCAAGTTACCGTGCTGGACATTGCAACGACCGTTCTTCTCCACAAAGCGCTGCCGCTTCTTCTTGGCCGCCGGCGCCGAGAAgctgccaccgccgccgctTCCGCCACCTCCGCCGCTTCCGGCTCGGTTGGTACTGACCACCTGGTAGTCCTCGCCGAATTTCCTGCGAAGTGCCGCCATCTCAAGGTCTTGGAAAGTGGCCGACTACTCCATGGCGTTCCCCGGTTACCTCCGTTCCGTAAATGGCgccatgtcacttttttttacgcACGTTGGGAGAGTTCACCCTGCTTGTTTTAGTAAGTCCACCGGGTGTTCGGAGGACTTGTAAGCACACTGAAGAAGATGAGGGTGGATGAAGAGGTGGGTgggcgtatgtgtgtgtaagggagagagtgagagaaagagcAGGAGAGTTACTCGTCCACTTGTGAAAGGGAAGTGTGGAAAGAGGGGTGTTAAGTTTAATTTGATTTACTTCATCATTGAGGGATTTATGTTTGAGCCACTAATCCCTTTTGTTGGTCATTTGTATGTAGCCTTTGGCCtatttaaattgacttttttatatTGCTTGTAGCAAAGTTAAATCATAAAACAGGTAAAATAGTAACTGATTCTGCCATCTAATGGCAGATTGACACAAGTGCATCTTTTGCTTAATATGCGGGCTTAGTAATTCATTCCGTGGACCAATCTTGGAGCTAGAATGAGTTGTGGTGTATGTCacatctaattttatttttgatttgaatttaaattgaaacattaaaaaaataggcatTTTTGATCTTAAAGAAATTAACTATTTGAATAAAAAGAAGATAATTTGTCTTATATTATCATCCAAACCTAATATAAATTACtatcttttcaatttttttaaattataaaaacaattaaaaaataaataaatgacagaaCAAAACATAGATATCAATTTCAATCTTGTGTAACACCATATTTTCATCAACAATTAAGACTCAAAActattttcacctttttaagagaaaaaaataagctcGAAACTCCATCACAACCATAAACGTGtttactatttattattatttatttgcagaAAGAGGGATTCAGTGtcatttgtgaggaaaaaaaaggcgaGACAGCTGGTGGAGTGCATGCAAAAGGATCTTAACAAAGGCAGATTTTATAGTGAGCATATTGTTCCAAAATGTGGATTTACTAAGAATTATGATAGCATATTTTGAAAAGAGGAACATTTTCCTCAATAAGAAACCCTAATGTTTCTATTTCTTTCCTTGCCAAAATCAATGAAAGTATAAACTGAAGAAAATTTGGTATTGGAAAAAATATagcacataaatacataaatactaaaGGCATTGTATATGATTGCGAAGTTTGAAAACTCAAACAGACTAATTCCATTTCCTTTTCTGTGACTATGGAACGCTCCAGAAGATTTGACTATTATCAGTGAGCAGAGGAATTAGGATTTTGTAGCTTTGACAGCCCAATGTTGTGCTAACCCTCACACAGAGAGCTCGAAAGAGAGAGACCTCTGATCCTTGAGGATTAGAGCGTCCGGGAAGGCCATCTGCTATGCCTCGCTGTGCCtcacttctcttttttttaccccttcttTTTGTTTGCGAAGATGCTCCAACATCCAAAAGCTTTGTTTGTCAGATTCAAGGCAAGCAAAAGGAGGAAACAAAGAAGTACTGAATTATTAATGAGGGATGTACAAGCATGCTCGTCATACGATACTGCGCATTATGGTGCGCATTCCACTGTGGGACAATTCGGCCTTTGTCTACTTCACCTTGGAAAGGTGTTTACTTCTTATTGACCTTTATGACAATTGCATCAATGGGGGAAGTTGAGATTGGcattgatttttcttcttttctactCTATATAGTCTCTTTTGAATTCTGGGTTGTATAGACATTATTTTCCTATAATGTGACATTCAGTTAGGCGATAGTGTTTCATtggtttattattctatatCCGGGACTGTATCATAAATGGTAGTTATGCATTTATACCCCTTAATCCTCCAGCAAACCAACTTCAACCACATCTTGCATATAATTTTAAATTCTCTCCCTACCCACACAATCAAATCTAGTCTGGATTCCTGCCACTATGTGGTTTTATCCAAAATCTAGCTCGTCATATCCTTGCATTCTTGTACTTATGAACACATCACGACTACTACTATACCTCCAGGTCCTGACAGACATGACATTCCTCCATAATCTTAACTAGATTTATTCATCTGCACATCTATAGTCAAATATCAAGTATTCTACCAGTGCAAAGTGTAAAAATAGAGCCAAAATTGGATCAAATTTGATCTTAATCTTAACCTACAGGAAGCATGACCAATACAAATAATTAGAATAATCTGCTTGAAATAAATTGATTCAAATTACA
Coding sequences within it:
- the LOC144208481 gene encoding G protein-activated inward rectifier potassium channel 1-like, producing the protein MAALRRKFGEDYQVVSTNRAGSGGGGGSGGGGSFSAPAAKKKRQRFVEKNGRCNVQHGNLGGETSRYLSDLFTTLVDLKWRWNLLIFILTYTVAWLVMASMWWVIAYIRGDLQQHARDASYTPCVANVYNFPSAFLFFIETEATIGYGYRYITEKCPEGIILFLFQSLLGSIVDAFLIGCMFIKMSQPKKRAETLMFSQDAVVSQRDGRLCLMFRVGNLRNSHMVSAQIRCKLIKSRQTPEGEFLPLDQCELDVGFGTGADQLFLVSPLTICHEINPKSPFFDLSQRSLTNEQFEIVVILEGIVETTGMTCQARTSYTEDEVLWGHRFLPVMSLEEGFFRVDYSQFHSTFEVPTPAYSVKEHEEKNSLPSPAPTPALTDGTRRDRVFSVDCINVAASMATGGRLPSKLQRISSSGKEDLQRKVLMLSSQHAEKACSTGDLPLKLQRLGSSPGPDDSLKVGFEPMTQSTGDLYQHTLMPTLCPPQPPTHSPLMSASRRPEDNLPAKLRKMNR